One window of Bacteroides sp. AN502(2024) genomic DNA carries:
- the pflB gene encoding formate C-acetyltransferase gives MELNKIFKDGLWSTEINVRDFVSHNITPYYGDASFLEGPTERTKAVWNRCLEALAEERANNGVRSLDNVTVSTITSHKAGYIDKENELIVGLQTDELLKRAIKPFGGINVVSKACHENGMEVDDRVKDIFTHYRKTHNDGVFDVYTEEIRSFRSLGFLTGLPDNYARGRIIGDYRRMALYGIDRLIEAKKEDLRNLTGPMTEDRIRLREEVAEQIKALKDMKVMGEYYGLDLSRPAYTAQEAVQWVYMAYLAAVKEQDGAAMSLGNVSSFLDIYMEYELSKGTITESFAQELIDQFVIKLRMVRHLRMQSYNEIFAGDPTWVTESLGGRLNDGRTKVTKTSFRFLQTLYNLGPSPEPNLTVLWSPELPEGFKEFCAKVSIDTSSIQYENDDLMREVRQSDDYGIACCVSYQEIGKQIQFFGARCNLAKALLLAINGGRCENTGTVMVKNIPVLTSDVLNFEEVMSNYKKVLTEIARVYNEAMNIIHYMHDKYYYEKAQMAFVDTNPRINLAYGVAGLSIALDSLSAIKYAKVTARRNDIGLTEGFDIQGEFPCFGNDNDKVDHLGVDLVYFFSEELKKLPVYKNARPTLSLLTITSNVMYGKKTGATPDGRAKGVAFAPGANPMHGRDKNGAIASLSSVAKLRYRDSQDGISNTFSIVPKSLGATAEGRIENLVTMMDGYFTKGAHHLNVNVLNRDMLYDAMEHPEKYPQLTIRVSGYAVNFVKLSREHQLEVISRSFHERM, from the coding sequence ATGGAATTAAATAAGATCTTTAAAGATGGTCTTTGGAGCACTGAAATCAATGTCAGAGATTTCGTAAGTCATAACATCACTCCGTATTATGGAGATGCTTCTTTCCTTGAAGGACCTACCGAACGCACAAAAGCTGTATGGAACCGCTGCCTCGAAGCATTGGCAGAAGAAAGAGCCAATAACGGAGTACGCTCACTAGATAATGTCACCGTCTCAACCATAACTTCTCACAAAGCAGGATACATTGACAAAGAAAACGAACTGATCGTCGGCCTGCAGACAGACGAACTTCTGAAACGCGCCATTAAGCCTTTCGGAGGTATCAATGTGGTGAGCAAAGCTTGCCACGAAAACGGTATGGAAGTAGACGACCGTGTAAAAGACATCTTCACTCACTACCGCAAGACGCACAACGACGGAGTGTTTGACGTATATACCGAAGAAATCCGCTCGTTCCGTTCTTTGGGATTCCTCACCGGACTTCCTGACAATTATGCCCGCGGACGTATCATCGGTGATTACCGCCGTATGGCTCTCTATGGTATCGACCGATTAATTGAGGCAAAAAAAGAAGATTTACGTAACCTTACCGGTCCGATGACCGAAGATCGCATCCGCCTACGCGAAGAAGTGGCAGAGCAAATCAAGGCATTGAAGGACATGAAGGTGATGGGCGAGTACTACGGACTCGATTTAAGCCGTCCTGCTTACACCGCACAAGAAGCCGTACAATGGGTGTACATGGCTTACCTCGCTGCCGTAAAAGAACAAGATGGTGCTGCCATGTCACTGGGTAATGTCTCTTCGTTTCTTGACATTTATATGGAATATGAATTGAGTAAAGGAACCATCACAGAATCTTTTGCACAGGAACTGATCGACCAGTTTGTCATCAAACTGCGTATGGTACGCCATCTGCGTATGCAATCTTACAATGAAATCTTTGCCGGTGACCCGACATGGGTAACCGAATCCCTAGGCGGACGCCTCAACGACGGACGTACCAAGGTGACAAAGACTTCATTCCGCTTTTTGCAAACACTCTACAATCTCGGTCCTTCACCAGAACCGAACCTGACTGTACTGTGGAGCCCGGAATTACCGGAAGGATTCAAAGAATTCTGCGCCAAAGTTTCCATCGATACTTCATCCATCCAATACGAAAACGACGATCTGATGCGTGAAGTACGCCAGTCGGACGACTACGGAATTGCCTGCTGTGTATCTTATCAGGAAATTGGAAAACAAATCCAGTTCTTCGGTGCACGCTGTAATCTGGCAAAAGCCCTGCTGCTTGCCATCAATGGCGGACGTTGCGAAAACACTGGTACGGTAATGGTGAAAAATATCCCCGTACTGACCAGTGATGTTCTCAATTTCGAAGAAGTAATGAGCAACTATAAGAAAGTATTGACGGAAATCGCCCGTGTTTACAACGAAGCGATGAATATCATCCATTATATGCATGATAAGTATTATTACGAGAAAGCCCAAATGGCATTTGTAGATACAAACCCACGCATCAACCTTGCTTACGGGGTAGCCGGACTTTCCATCGCACTCGATTCACTGTCAGCTATCAAATATGCCAAAGTAACCGCACGCCGTAACGACATCGGTCTAACAGAAGGGTTTGACATTCAAGGTGAATTCCCATGTTTCGGTAATGACAATGACAAGGTAGACCATTTGGGTGTTGATCTAGTATATTTCTTCAGCGAAGAATTGAAGAAACTTCCGGTTTACAAGAATGCCCGTCCGACTCTTTCATTACTGACTATCACTTCCAACGTGATGTATGGTAAGAAGACAGGTGCTACTCCCGACGGACGTGCCAAAGGTGTTGCTTTTGCTCCGGGAGCTAACCCGATGCACGGACGTGATAAGAACGGTGCCATTGCCTCTTTGAGCTCAGTAGCGAAGCTACGTTATCGCGACTCACAGGACGGCATCAGTAATACTTTCTCAATTGTTCCAAAATCACTGGGAGCTACTGCGGAAGGACGCATCGAGAATCTGGTTACCATGATGGACGGATACTTCACTAAAGGTGCTCACCACCTGAATGTAAACGTTCTGAACCGTGATATGCTGTATGATGCTATGGAACACCCGGAAAAATATCCGCAACTTACCATCCGTGTTTCTGGTTATGCCGTAAACTTCGTGAAGTTGAGCCGCGAACATCAATTGGAGGTTATCAGCCGTAGCTTTCACGAACGTATGTAA
- the pflA gene encoding pyruvate formate-lyase-activating protein → MMINVHSYESMGTFDGPGLRLVVFLQGCNFRCLYCANPDTIAGKGGTPTPPEEIVRMAMNQRPFFGKRGGVTFSGGEPTFQAKALVPLVRELKEKGIHVCIDSNGGIWNEDVEELFRLTDLVLLDVKEFNPVRHQTLTGRSNEQTIRTATWLEENGKSFWLRYVLVPGYSDFEEDIRQLGEVMGTYKMIQRVEVLPYHTLGVHKYEAMEQEYKLKDVKENTPEQLKRAAEVFKEYFAMVVVN, encoded by the coding sequence ATGATGATAAACGTGCATTCATACGAAAGTATGGGAACATTCGACGGGCCGGGCTTACGGCTCGTCGTTTTTCTTCAAGGTTGCAATTTCCGTTGTCTATATTGCGCCAATCCCGATACAATAGCCGGCAAAGGCGGTACACCTACTCCGCCGGAAGAAATCGTTCGCATGGCAATGAATCAGCGCCCTTTCTTCGGAAAGCGAGGGGGAGTTACTTTCTCCGGAGGCGAACCGACGTTTCAGGCAAAAGCACTCGTTCCACTGGTTCGTGAGTTGAAAGAGAAAGGTATTCATGTGTGCATAGACAGCAACGGTGGTATCTGGAATGAAGATGTGGAAGAGCTTTTCCGTCTGACCGATCTTGTATTGCTGGACGTGAAAGAATTCAATCCTGTCCGCCATCAGACATTGACGGGGAGAAGTAACGAGCAAACGATCCGCACGGCAACATGGTTGGAAGAGAATGGAAAATCTTTCTGGTTGCGATATGTATTGGTACCCGGTTACAGCGATTTTGAAGAGGATATCCGCCAACTGGGAGAAGTCATGGGGACATATAAAATGATTCAACGCGTGGAAGTGCTTCCTTACCATACATTAGGCGTACACAAGTACGAGGCTATGGAACAGGAATACAAACTGAAAGACGTAAAAGAAAATACCCCTGAACAACTTAAACGGGCTGCGGAGGTATTTAAAGAGTATTTCGCTATGGTAGTAGTCAATTAG
- a CDS encoding DNA topoisomerase 3 yields the protein MIVCIAEKPSVARDIAEVLGAHTRKDGYIEGNGYQVTWTFGHLCTLKEPHEYTPNWKSWNLGSLPMIPPRFGIKLIENPTYEKQFHIIEGLMQNADEIINCGDAGQEGELIQRWVMQKAGAHCPVKRLWISSLTEEAIREGFAKLKDQADFQSLYEAGLSRAMGDWLLGMNATRLYTIKYGQNKQVLSIGRVQTPTLALIVNRQLEIANFQPKQYWELKTNYRDTIFSALIRKSDEEIAAEEEKNGGKKKMDNPGIDPITNREEGEALVKRIKDLPFVVTSVGKKDGKEYAPRLFDLTSLQVECNKKFAYSADETLKLIQSLYEKKVATYPRVDTTFLSDDIYPKCPGILKGLRDYEVLTAPLHGATLPKSKKVFDNSKVTDHHAIIPTGVYAQNLTDMERRVYDLIVRRFIAVFYPDCKISTTTVMGEVDKIEFKVTGKQILEPGWRVVFAKDVKDTAEEKDDDDENVLPAFIKGESGPHIPDLNEKWTQPPRPFTEATLLRAMETAGKLVDNDELRDALKENGIGRPSTRAAIIETLFKRNYIRKEKKNLIATPTGVELVQLIHEELLKSAELTGIWEKKLREIEKKTYDARQFLEELKQMVSEIVMSVLADNTNRRITIQDAVGVKTGEKAKKEPKKRERKVNVSKEKKKNSEAGEPKEVKTEASPSPVATPVFSPSSIPDSLVGQPCPVCGKGIIIKGKTAYGCSEWKNGCTYRKTFD from the coding sequence ATGATAGTTTGCATAGCCGAAAAGCCATCTGTAGCACGCGATATAGCCGAAGTACTCGGAGCCCACACTAGAAAAGACGGATATATTGAAGGAAACGGATACCAAGTGACCTGGACATTCGGACATCTTTGTACCCTGAAGGAGCCACATGAATACACGCCTAATTGGAAATCGTGGAATTTAGGTAGCCTGCCAATGATTCCTCCACGTTTCGGCATCAAGTTGATAGAAAATCCTACCTATGAAAAACAGTTTCACATTATTGAGGGACTGATGCAGAACGCAGATGAGATCATCAACTGTGGCGATGCCGGGCAGGAAGGAGAATTGATTCAGCGTTGGGTGATGCAGAAAGCCGGTGCGCACTGTCCGGTGAAACGTCTGTGGATTTCTTCATTGACGGAAGAAGCCATCCGTGAAGGTTTTGCGAAACTGAAAGATCAGGCCGATTTTCAGTCACTTTATGAAGCTGGACTTTCCCGTGCAATGGGTGATTGGCTATTGGGAATGAATGCTACCCGTCTTTATACCATTAAATATGGTCAAAATAAACAGGTGCTCTCTATCGGACGTGTGCAAACGCCTACTTTGGCATTGATTGTCAACCGTCAGTTGGAAATTGCCAATTTCCAACCCAAGCAATATTGGGAACTAAAAACAAACTATCGAGATACTATTTTCTCCGCCCTTATTCGCAAAAGTGATGAAGAAATAGCGGCAGAAGAAGAAAAAAACGGTGGAAAAAAGAAAATGGACAATCCGGGTATCGATCCTATCACCAATCGTGAAGAGGGAGAAGCCTTGGTAAAACGTATCAAAGACCTTCCTTTTGTTGTAACCAGTGTTGGTAAGAAAGACGGAAAGGAATACGCTCCGCGTTTGTTCGACTTGACTTCCCTTCAGGTAGAGTGTAACAAGAAATTCGCCTATTCTGCCGATGAAACACTGAAACTGATCCAATCTCTTTATGAGAAGAAAGTAGCTACCTACCCGCGTGTCGATACCACTTTTCTGAGCGATGATATTTATCCGAAATGTCCTGGTATTTTGAAAGGACTTCGTGATTACGAAGTATTGACTGCCCCGTTGCATGGTGCTACGTTGCCTAAATCGAAAAAGGTATTTGATAACTCGAAAGTGACGGACCACCATGCCATTATTCCTACCGGAGTTTATGCTCAAAACCTTACCGATATGGAACGTCGTGTTTATGATCTGATAGTCCGCCGTTTTATAGCAGTATTCTATCCAGATTGTAAGATTTCTACTACTACCGTGATGGGTGAGGTGGATAAGATCGAATTTAAAGTCACCGGTAAGCAAATCTTAGAACCGGGCTGGCGTGTGGTATTTGCTAAAGATGTGAAAGACACTGCTGAAGAAAAGGACGACGACGATGAAAATGTTCTTCCTGCCTTTATAAAAGGGGAGAGCGGTCCTCACATTCCCGACTTGAATGAGAAATGGACGCAGCCACCAAGACCTTTTACGGAAGCGACCTTGCTCCGGGCTATGGAAACCGCCGGAAAACTAGTCGATAATGATGAACTTCGCGATGCACTGAAAGAGAATGGTATCGGTCGCCCTTCCACCCGTGCCGCTATAATTGAAACGTTGTTCAAACGAAATTATATCCGCAAGGAAAAAAAGAATCTGATCGCTACACCGACAGGAGTAGAATTGGTGCAGTTAATCCACGAAGAACTTTTGAAATCAGCGGAATTGACAGGTATCTGGGAAAAGAAATTGCGTGAGATAGAAAAGAAAACATACGATGCCCGCCAATTCCTTGAAGAATTGAAACAAATGGTTTCGGAAATTGTAATGAGTGTACTTGCTGATAATACTAATCGTCGCATCACTATTCAAGATGCGGTAGGTGTCAAGACCGGGGAGAAAGCAAAGAAGGAACCTAAAAAACGAGAACGGAAAGTGAACGTGTCAAAAGAGAAAAAAAAGAATTCCGAGGCAGGAGAACCGAAAGAGGTAAAAACAGAAGCATCACCGTCTCCTGTTGCTACTCCTGTCTTTTCTCCGAGTAGTATCCCGGACTCTTTAGTCGGACAGCCCTGTCCGGTTTGTGGTAAGGGAATTATCATAAAAGGGAAAACAGCCTACGGGTGTTCGGAATGGAAAAATGGATGTACATACCGAAAAACATTTGATTAG
- a CDS encoding IPT/TIG domain-containing protein: protein MRKTSLVTILFAMLVTFLSACKNDSEEGGTTGKPYDPNQPIKLISFYPENGGMATKVIINGENFGTDLSQIKVFYNEKQAAVVRSIGTKIYVITPRQPGDNCTITVEVGKDKASFEQQFLYKTQVTVSTITGTPRTEVNAVDGTLAAAQFGLTHFICVDREKNIFVCERSGYRLRQINEQQNMVTTLATNITAPFIPMVETEGQKVFLPLWVQGGNLLQFDPETQWTKKQVKPQNVTLDQYISAAVNPEDKLVYIKALNGSLAKMDPKSKEAELVATGLDEGWTYDAICCFDSLDPDVLYICYRSKHCIYRYELSTGSYELYAGAREDPGYEDGKRLNARFNVPSQICFDLDGIMYIADSNNHCIRSIDREGVVSTVIGVPGRAGYVDGTPDDALFNEPWGVAVDEEGTIYIADTKNKCIRKLAIQ, encoded by the coding sequence ATGAGAAAAACATCTTTGGTAACTATTTTATTTGCAATGCTGGTAACCTTTCTTTCAGCATGTAAAAATGATTCAGAAGAAGGTGGCACAACAGGCAAACCTTATGATCCCAATCAACCGATTAAACTAATCTCTTTTTACCCTGAAAATGGGGGAATGGCAACGAAAGTTATTATTAATGGAGAAAATTTCGGAACCGATCTTTCTCAGATAAAAGTATTCTATAATGAGAAACAAGCGGCAGTGGTACGTTCCATAGGAACTAAAATTTATGTCATTACTCCCCGGCAACCGGGAGATAATTGTACTATTACAGTAGAAGTGGGTAAAGATAAAGCCAGTTTTGAACAGCAATTCTTGTATAAGACACAGGTTACTGTAAGTACGATTACGGGAACGCCGCGAACGGAAGTAAATGCTGTTGACGGAACTCTGGCGGCAGCCCAATTCGGATTGACTCATTTTATTTGCGTAGATCGTGAGAAAAATATATTTGTTTGTGAAAGGTCTGGCTACCGTTTACGCCAGATAAATGAGCAACAAAATATGGTAACTACATTAGCTACAAATATTACAGCTCCATTTATTCCAATGGTTGAAACAGAAGGGCAGAAAGTCTTTTTACCACTTTGGGTACAAGGAGGTAATTTATTACAATTTGATCCGGAAACACAATGGACTAAAAAACAGGTGAAACCGCAGAATGTAACATTAGATCAATACATATCTGCTGCTGTCAATCCGGAAGATAAGCTGGTGTATATAAAGGCATTAAATGGAAGCTTGGCTAAAATGGACCCCAAGAGTAAGGAAGCAGAACTGGTTGCTACGGGACTGGATGAGGGTTGGACCTATGATGCTATCTGTTGTTTTGATAGTCTTGATCCGGATGTGCTCTATATTTGTTATCGGAGTAAGCATTGTATTTATCGCTATGAACTTTCTACCGGAAGTTATGAATTGTATGCAGGGGCGAGAGAAGATCCGGGTTATGAGGATGGAAAACGTTTGAACGCACGATTTAATGTCCCTTCACAGATATGTTTCGACTTAGACGGAATCATGTATATTGCAGATTCCAATAATCATTGTATCCGTTCGATTGATCGGGAAGGGGTGGTAAGTACTGTAATTGGTGTTCCAGGCAGAGCTGGCTATGTAGATGGTACACCGGATGACGCTTTATTTAATGAGCCTTGGGGAGTAGCTGTGGATGAAGAAGGTACAATTTACATTGCAGATACCAAGAATAAATGTATTAGAAAACTTGCTATTCAGTAA
- a CDS encoding SusC/RagA family TonB-linked outer membrane protein has protein sequence MRKLYIIQILLLCCLGVMAQKAEKSLTISGIVVDKSSVKEPIIGANIFLKDRPGVGTTTDLDGRFKVQAHKGDVLIVNYIGYDKIEYLVTDSQTNLILKMTPSATALDEVVVVGMGTQRKVSVVGAITSVDIGDLAVPATSLNNSLGGRVPGVISIQSSGEPGKNISEFWVRGIGTFGANSSALVLIDGLEGNLSQVDPADVESFSVLKDASATAVYGVRGANGVILVTTKRGTVEKLKITARANFTISQLKRLPKYLRAYDYAKLANEARVVSGEKELYSPMEMDLIQYQLDPDLYPDVNWQDEILHKTSFQQTYYVSAQGGGSIARYFVSMGMSKESAAYIQDPDSRYKADTGYNTYNYRTNLDINVTKSTILYLGLDGFISNKKEPGMANTDLLWNAQSMLTPLTIPTRFLTGQLPAYGVNDAYSPYVMLNHTGMATRETYKNMATLALNQDLSFLLKGLKVKVQGALNSNVYYDETRFVMPEMYSAIGRTTSGELQLAKKVDAQAATFTKKLNHWRKYHFEFTANYERLFNDKHRTTALLYYYMSDEKATKDITNSMSAIPKRYQGVSGRITYSFKDTYFIDANFGYTGSENFEPGKQFGFFPSGAIGWVPTNYDFMRKAMPWLDFLKIRFSYGQVGNDRISNKRFPYLTIINSNAPTGWGSDSNGVNESIVGADNLAWEKSTKADVGIEAKFFKEKLSLVIDYFNDQRNGIFQQRTQVPDFAGIITMPYGNVGKMRSYGADGNISYSQDIDKDFSFTIRGNFTYSKNDVQNWEQADPKYPYQQISGMPYGVQRGYIALGLFRDEQDVESSPSQFGTVRPGDIKYKDVNSDGRITEDDRVPLAYSNYPLLMYGFGGEFRYKSFTLACLFKGTGNTTYFKVGNGYEMGYIPFHGEKTGNVPVEAAIQANRWTPAWYSGDPSTENPNAAFPRLSYGKNENNTKLSTFWKDNARYLRLQEISLTYNLKTRGFVKRLGIQSFDFQLVGYNLAVWSGVKTVDPEQAQKMGRVYPIPARYAFQTYIHF, from the coding sequence ATGAGAAAATTATATATTATTCAAATTTTACTTTTATGTTGTTTGGGCGTTATGGCCCAAAAAGCGGAGAAATCGCTGACTATTTCGGGTATAGTTGTCGATAAGTCGTCCGTTAAGGAACCGATTATCGGTGCTAATATCTTTTTGAAAGACCGTCCGGGCGTAGGTACAACGACCGATTTGGATGGTAGGTTTAAAGTTCAGGCACATAAAGGAGACGTGCTGATCGTTAATTATATCGGATATGATAAGATAGAATATCTCGTTACAGATAGCCAAACAAACTTGATTCTTAAAATGACTCCTTCTGCTACTGCTTTGGACGAAGTTGTAGTGGTGGGTATGGGAACCCAACGTAAAGTGAGCGTAGTAGGAGCTATTACAAGTGTGGATATTGGGGATCTTGCTGTTCCGGCTACTTCGCTGAATAACTCTTTGGGAGGTAGAGTACCGGGAGTTATATCTATCCAGTCGAGCGGTGAGCCGGGGAAAAATATCTCGGAATTTTGGGTGCGCGGTATAGGAACATTTGGTGCTAACAGTTCGGCTTTGGTGTTGATTGATGGTTTGGAAGGTAATCTGAGTCAGGTCGATCCTGCTGATGTAGAGAGTTTTTCTGTTTTAAAAGATGCTTCTGCAACGGCGGTTTACGGTGTTCGTGGTGCTAACGGAGTAATTCTTGTAACGACCAAGCGGGGTACAGTAGAGAAACTCAAAATTACAGCCCGTGCCAATTTTACTATTTCACAGTTGAAGCGGTTACCTAAATATTTGAGAGCTTATGATTATGCCAAGCTGGCCAATGAAGCCAGAGTCGTTTCAGGAGAGAAAGAACTCTATTCTCCTATGGAAATGGATTTGATCCAATATCAATTGGACCCGGATTTGTATCCGGATGTAAACTGGCAAGACGAAATTCTGCATAAGACTTCTTTCCAGCAGACTTATTATGTCAGTGCACAGGGAGGTGGCAGTATTGCCCGTTATTTTGTGAGTATGGGTATGTCGAAAGAATCGGCAGCATATATTCAAGACCCTGACAGCCGTTACAAGGCAGACACAGGATACAACACATATAATTATCGAACCAATTTGGATATCAATGTCACTAAGTCAACCATCCTCTATTTGGGTTTGGACGGATTTATATCCAATAAAAAAGAGCCGGGAATGGCTAACACAGATTTACTTTGGAATGCTCAGTCAATGTTGACTCCGTTGACTATTCCTACTAGGTTTTTAACAGGGCAACTTCCGGCTTATGGTGTCAACGATGCTTATTCACCTTATGTTATGCTTAATCATACGGGAATGGCTACCCGCGAGACTTACAAAAATATGGCGACTCTCGCTTTGAATCAGGATTTATCATTTCTTTTGAAAGGATTGAAAGTAAAAGTACAGGGTGCGTTGAATAGCAACGTGTATTATGATGAGACTCGTTTTGTAATGCCGGAGATGTATTCTGCTATCGGGAGAACGACTTCTGGAGAACTTCAACTGGCAAAGAAAGTTGATGCTCAAGCTGCTACATTTACTAAGAAATTGAATCATTGGCGTAAATATCATTTTGAATTTACCGCCAATTATGAAAGGTTGTTCAACGACAAACACAGGACAACAGCATTGCTTTACTACTATATGAGTGATGAGAAAGCGACTAAAGACATCACAAACAGTATGAGTGCCATTCCCAAACGCTACCAGGGAGTATCCGGAAGAATCACTTATAGTTTTAAAGATACCTATTTCATTGATGCAAACTTCGGTTATACAGGTTCCGAAAACTTCGAGCCAGGTAAGCAATTCGGCTTCTTTCCTTCGGGAGCTATCGGTTGGGTGCCGACAAACTATGATTTCATGCGGAAAGCGATGCCCTGGCTGGATTTCCTTAAAATCCGTTTCTCGTATGGGCAAGTAGGTAACGATCGTATTTCTAATAAACGTTTCCCTTATCTGACTATTATTAATTCTAATGCACCTACGGGCTGGGGAAGCGATTCCAATGGCGTAAACGAGTCTATCGTAGGTGCAGACAATCTAGCTTGGGAGAAATCCACCAAGGCAGACGTAGGTATTGAAGCGAAATTCTTCAAAGAAAAACTCTCTTTAGTGATCGATTATTTTAATGACCAGAGAAATGGTATTTTCCAGCAGAGAACTCAGGTACCCGATTTTGCAGGTATCATCACCATGCCTTATGGTAATGTGGGTAAGATGCGCAGCTACGGAGCTGACGGAAACATTTCTTATTCACAGGATATAGACAAAGACTTCTCATTTACGATCAGAGGAAACTTTACTTATTCGAAGAACGATGTGCAGAACTGGGAACAGGCTGATCCTAAATATCCCTATCAGCAGATAAGCGGTATGCCGTATGGCGTGCAACGTGGTTATATAGCATTGGGATTATTCAGAGACGAACAGGATGTGGAAAGTAGTCCGTCGCAGTTTGGGACTGTCCGTCCGGGTGATATTAAATATAAAGATGTGAATAGTGATGGACGTATAACGGAAGATGACCGGGTGCCGTTGGCATACTCTAACTATCCGTTATTGATGTATGGATTTGGTGGGGAATTCCGTTACAAGTCATTTACGCTGGCTTGTCTGTTCAAAGGAACGGGAAATACAACCTATTTTAAAGTCGGTAATGGCTATGAAATGGGATATATACCTTTCCACGGTGAAAAGACTGGTAATGTGCCTGTGGAAGCGGCTATTCAAGCGAATCGCTGGACACCCGCCTGGTACTCGGGAGATCCTTCTACCGAGAATCCTAATGCAGCATTCCCTCGATTGTCCTATGGCAAGAACGAAAATAATACCAAGCTGTCTACTTTCTGGAAAGACAATGCACGCTATTTGCGTCTACAGGAAATTAGCTTGACTTATAATCTGAAGACCAGAGGATTTGTAAAAAGACTGGGGATACAGTCATTCGATTTTCAATTGGTGGGATATAATCTGGCAGTCTGGAGCGGTGTGAAAACAGTGGATCCGGAACAAGCACAGAAAATGGGGCGTGTATATCCTATTCCTGCCCGCTACGCATTTCAAACCTATATCCATTTCTAA